AGCGCCAGCGCCAGCCAGCCGATCGGGAGCATCACGCGTCCAGGAGGCGCAAGCTCAGGAGCGGTGTCCATGGTGATCGCAGCGCCGTTGACGTACATGACGTTGCTGCCGAATGGTCATCTGGACGACGCGGTCTCCCTTGATCACGGTGACCTTCCTGTTGACGCCGTCCCTTGGCGACGCCCTCCCAGATGATGTTGGCCTCGCTGGTGCCCGGCCCCATCGCACAGCAACCGACTTGCTTTGCTACTTTTGGCCGCAATACCACGACCAGAATTCCTCACGCGAAACTCCCAGTTTCCTGGCTATCGCCGCTACCAGCGGAGGAGGGTACTTCCGCGTTTCGCCGTGCTTCCGGTAAACGGTGAAGGTTTTTCCTGCACGCGTCACGCCCACCCACTTATTATTTCCGTACCTCAATGTACCCGGCTGGCTGAACTCCTGTAAGAACCGCTCCATCTCACGGTGCGCCAGCTCCGGAAATTTTCTCACACCGCTACCTCCAGAATCTGCACCTGTAGGTCTGTTTCCGGTTTAACGTCTTCAAAAACCTTTTCTTCTCCGAACTGCCTTACCAGTTCCTCGATAGCCTCTCTCAGGTTGGACACGGCCTCCTCGAGCGTGTCTCCCGTGGCCACTGCCCGAACAGGCTCGCACTCTGCCATGTACTCCCCATCCTCCAGGGGCGTAATTACCACGGGCAACCTGTATTTCATGGGGTTCACCTCCACAAAACGGCTCTACGGCCGCCAACCTGTGCGCCGGGGTCAGGTTACTCCCCGCAAGCACACGAGACATTGCTGTATTTGAGCCTTATTATAACACGCGCAATCCCCCCAAGCAACAAGAATCACAAGGCTCCACCTGAGCCGCAACTGTTTCAAGGTTTCGTTTGCGTTCTCTGACTTGCTCCAGCGCCCCCGCGATGGCGGGAAGGTTGGCCAAAAAGATTTATTTTACCACTTCATCGTCAGCATACCCCAATACGAGAAAACTCGGACCCCGGGGGTCCTCAGGAGCCCCTGATTTGCGGTAAGCATACTTTGAACTTGCTGGCAGTGCCGCCGAATCAAGAGATTTCCGGAAAGTTATAAACCGATACCTGGACCGTCCTCTCTGGTGGAGAAGGGGTCTTCCGCAGGCGGTCAAGCTGCTTGCATGTTTCGGCATCAAAATAAGCTTCACCGCAATCTTCGCAAACCCAGGCAGGAACATTTTCTACCAGGGCCAGTGTTTCACCCCACCAATTTTCTGCTGTAACGAGCTTTTTAACGGTCTCTCCTCCGCAAAGATAACAACGGGTTACCATTTACTGAACCTCCTTCCTGGGCCCCCGGGTGCGTTCGTTGATCCACTTCGGGGGGACTGGTTCATAAACTGTGATTACGAGCAGTGTACCGCCGGGATCAAAGGCACATACAGCATGAATGGGCCGCCCATCGTCAGCATACCCCAATACGAGAAAACTCGGACCCCGGGGGTCCTCAGGATAATCCTCTAAGATTTCACCATTAGCAAGCACACGCATTAAAGCTTCATCGCCAATGCAGCGCTGCCCGGCCCGCTTCCTGGCGTGTTGGGTTAGA
This sequence is a window from Bacillota bacterium. Protein-coding genes within it:
- a CDS encoding type II toxin-antitoxin system HicB family antitoxin — protein: MKYRLPVVITPLEDGEYMAECEPVRAVATGDTLEEAVSNLREAIEELVRQFGEEKVFEDVKPETDLQVQILEVAV
- a CDS encoding type II toxin-antitoxin system MqsA family antitoxin codes for the protein MVTRCYLCGGETVKKLVTAENWWGETLALVENVPAWVCEDCGEAYFDAETCKQLDRLRKTPSPPERTVQVSVYNFPEIS
- a CDS encoding DUF4258 domain-containing protein, coding for MDRRRNVKIHDIWNAVAAGRWALTQHARKRAGQRCIGDEALMRVLANGEILEDYPEDPRGPSFLVLGYADDGRPIHAVCAFDPGGTLLVITVYEPVPPKWINERTRGPRKEVQ